TTTAATTAGATTAGACTAAAAATCTTAAAGATATATTTTAAGATATACGAGAAATTTCCGAAATTTCTTTCTCAGCAACTACATTAAGTTTCCCATCAAACATTTCTATTGTGAGGACTTGACCGCTAACAACGGATTTAACTCTGCTAATAGGCCTATTATCTGAGCCGTATATAACAGCATAGCCTCTTGATAACACATTGCTATAATTCAGATTATTAAAGAGTCGATATACCACAATTAATTTATCTTTTTGATCAGAAATAAGAGTCTTAATGCTAATATTGGGTTGACATTCAAAGCTCTGTAGCGTGCGCTTTTTTCTTTCTAAAGTAGAATATGCGCTTATTTGATACGCTATAGCTTTATAGTCAGTCTTTTTTAATAAAATCAAATGTGATAACGAGTGTTTACGATTTGCTGATAGTTCATTCAAACGGAACGTATTCTCTTCGATCAGATGGGTTAAAGTTCTCTTTGATAAAAGAGTGTTATATTTATTCAAGTAGAACTTTTTCCGTTCCTTGGAATAGAAAGATGCTTGATAGGCTCTTGCTAAGACTTCATCAAATTTTCTCTGAGGGAACATGATTAAAGTATTATAACTCATTAAGCCTCGTGCGGCAGAGCATCTATCTAAATGGCAACGTTCCAAAAAACGCAGAATGGTGTCATTTAATCTTTCTGACAAATTGACTAGATAGACTTCGAGTTCTATCCTCACTGGAACGGCTTTCTCTGCAGCAGCAGTAGGCGTAGGAGCTCGCCAATCAGCAACATAATCAATTAATGTCCAATCAGTTTCATGGCCTACGGCTGAAATCAAGGGAACATTAGAATCCGAAACTGCCCGAACAATCGATTCATCATTGAATCCCCATAAATCCTCAAGGCTTCCACCACCTCGTGCGACAATAATTAAATCCGGTTTAGGTAATTCTCCATCAGAAGGAAGAGCATTAAGACGTTCAATCCCGTTAGTAACTTCAGCACTACAGCTTTTCCCTTGCACACATACAGGCCAAACGAGAACAAAACAAGGAAAGCGATCAGAAATTCTATGAAGAATATCACGAATCACAGCGCCTGTTGGTGAAGTTAAAACCGCAATAACCTTAGGCATACTAGGCAGAGATTTCTTACGGTCATCGTTAAACAAGCCTTCTGCTCTCAGTTTATTCCTTCGTTCCTCGAGTAAGGCCATTAAAGCCCCTGCACCTGCTAGCTCAAGAGTATTAACAATAATTTGATAGCGAGATTGCCCAGGATATGTAGTTAATCTCCCACTTACGACAACCTCAAGTCCTTCTTCAGGTTGACAAGTTAGTTCAATCGCTTTTCCTTTCCATATAATGCCTGAAATTATTGATTTTTCATCTTTTAAATCAAGATAAATATGACCCGAACTGGGTCGACTGACTCGCCCTAGTTCACCACGCACTCGGACGGATCTAAATGCACACTCAAGTGTTTTCCTCAATGTGAAAGACAGTTCAGAAACAGAAAGATCAATAGTATCAAGAACAGGCATAGAAGCAACAAGTCTCATGTCTCAATTTGAAACATTTTCCTCTCATTTTGAGTCAGATCGAAACAGATAATTTCATTGAATTAAGAACAGGAGCCTTAAATAAACTCAGTTTTATGATCTATGATCAGTTCATCTTTGATTTATTGGGAAGACTTCTCTTCACGCCCTTTAAGGGCTGCACCAAGAATATCACCGAGGGATGCACCTGAGTCAGAAGAACCGTACTGCTTAACAGCTTCTTTTTCTTCAGCAATTTCTAGTGCCTTAATTGAAAGATTAACTTTACGGTTTTTCTTATCGAATAAAGTGACTCGTGTATCAACTTTTTGACCAACGGAGAAACGATCTGAGCGTTGCTCATCTCGATCACGAGATAAATCATGGCGCTTAATGAAAGAATCAATTTCTGTGTCAACAATTCTGACCTCAAGACCCTGATCAGTCACCTTTAAAACTTCTGCGGTTACTATAGAGTTGCGACGAATCTCACCGGCATCACCCCGTTCCATTGGATCAGCTCCATGAAGCTGTTTAATCCCAAGTGAAATACGCTCTTTTTCTACATCAATATCTAGAACAATGGCTTTTACGATGTCCCCTTTATTAAAGTCTTCAATAGCCTCTTCACCAGATCGATTCCAGTCAAGATCAGACAGATGAACCATTCCATCGACATCGCTATCAAGGCCAATAAAGAGACCAAATTCAGTTTTGTTTTTCACTTCACCTTCGACCACTGTACCTTTGGGATATTGATCAGAAAACCTATCCCATGGATTGGATAGATTCTGTTTTAGGCCAAGCGAAATACGACGCTTAGATGAATCAATTTCAAGAACAACCACTTCAACTTCTTCAGAAGTTGATACGATTTTTCCAGGATGAATATTCTTTTTAGTCCAAGACATCTCAGATACGTGAATCAAACCTTCGATACCCGGCTCGAGCTCAACAAATGCACCATAGTCCGTAATATTGGTGATCCGCCCTTTGACTTTTGATTCAATTGGATATTTTGTGCCTATAATATTCCATGGATCACTTTCTAGCTGTTTCATACCTAGTGAAATGCGATGAGTTTCTTGATTAACACGAATAATCTGAACCTCAACATTCTGACCAATTGATAAAATTTCTGTTGGATGATTAACACGGCGCCAAGCCATATCTGTTACATGGAGCAAGCCATCGATGCCACCTAAATCCACAAATGCACCATAGTCAGTGATATTTTTGACTATACCTTCAACAATTTGGCCTTCTTCAAGTTTCTGCACAATCTCGAACCGTTGTTCTGCACGACTCTCTTCCAAAACTGTGCGGCGGGATACAACAATATTCCCACGCCGGCGATCCATTTTTAAAATCTGGAAAGCTTGTGTTTTATTCATCAGCGGTGTGATATCTCGAATGGGACGAATATCTACCTGAGATCGTGGCAAAAAAGCGACAGCACCATCAAGGTCAACAGTAAATCCACCTTTGACTTGACTAAAAATGACCCCTTCTACTTTTTCTTCTGTTTCAAATTTCTTCTCAAGTTTAATCCAACTTTCTTCACGTCGGGCTTTTTCCCGAGACAGAACGGCTTCTCCAAGAGCATTTTCAAGCCGCTCAAGGTAAACTTCGACTGTATCTCCAATTTTCAGGTTACCATCTCTAGCTGCCATTCCAAATTCTTTTAAAGCGATGCGACCTTCAACTTTTAAGCCTGCATCAATGACAGCCATATCTTTTTCAAAGGCGGTCACGATTCCTTCAATAACAGTGCCTTCTTGAATCAAGTTGTTAGCAAGGGATTCGTCTAAGAGGGCTGCAAAGTCCTCTATTGAGGGATTCATATCTGACATTTAAGCTCCAATGAGTCCCAACGCTGTTATATATATAACGCATCGGATTTGATTTATGTTTAGCTAATTTAGGACCATGATCTATTATAAAGATGCAATCTCCATAGCGCAATGAGCACTGAATGGACATACTTGAAAAAAGAAAACTAGCATTAAAATAATATTTTGACTTCAGCCTAATAGAATTGAATCTTAAGGCAACAAGAAACCACACTACATCCTTTATATTTCTAGATACTTGTGTCGATTGACAATCTCAAGACAAGCTCGAAACATCTCTTCTATAGACATTTTAGATGTATCAATCAAGTAGGCATCATTAGCTGGATGCAAGGGAGAGTCTTCTCTTGATTGATCTCGGGTATCTCGTTGGCGAATATCTTCCAAAATACGATCATAATTTTCAGTTTTTCCCTCTCTCTTATTCATCATCTCCTCCCAGCGACGTTTAGCACGAATCGTGTCGCTAGCGATGATATAAAACTTAACTTGTGCATCAGGGCAAACGATTGTTCCAACATCGCGACCATCTAAAATGGCACCGGGTGGTATGTTTGCAAAATTTCGTTGTTGCTGAACAAGAATACGGCGTACTGAACCCATAACAGCTATCTTAGATGCTGCATTACCGATGGGGTGTCTGGATAGAAGGTCTTTATTGAAGTCATTAAAATCAATTTTTTTTGCTACTTGCTCAGCCAATTTTATATTATCGAGTGATTTTTTCTGAGTCTTCAGGACATGGGCAACAGCTCTATAACTCAAACCAGTATCTAGATAAGGTAATTTCAAGTGATCAGCTAACAAACGGCTAACGGTTCCCTTTCCAGATGCAGCTGGTCCGTCAATAGTAATTATAAAATGCTTTGGCTTTGGCATTTCTAATATTATTTTTTACTAATCATTAACATATTGGATCTAATGCCGTTGAAGAGGCATTCTGTTTTTTGAACCTGAATGAGGTTATATGTTATATTTTTATCCTAACTGCGTCGCACTAAGATTCTCCTAGTTATCGGATTCATGACACAATTTCAATGTTATTTTGAATCCATCAATTGGAATTCCATAGATTTTCATACCACATGATTCTTAGAGCTGTACGATAATCGGGCCACTTGTAATTCATATTCAAAACTGTCTTAGATTTTTGATTTGAAACCCTTTTATTTTCTTTATAAAAGGATCGGACCATCGGTGTCAGCTCAACGCTTTCAAAATCTAATAAAGTCAATGGTGATGAAATCCCCATCAATTTATGCGAAAAAATCATAACATCTTGTGGGGGTGCAGGCAAATTGTCTGTTATATTAAACACTCCACTTATCATGTTTTCTGCAGAATAAACGACAGCCTGAGCAACATCTTCTACATGGATACGGTTAAAGACCTGTCCTTCCTTTACTATTATTTGTGACTTACCTCTAGAAAGAGTCAAGAGTGCGTTGCGACCCGGTCCATAAATGCCTGATAATCGGAAAATGGTAGTAGGTATATGAGTCATATCTGACCACTTTAACCACTCATTCTCAGCAAGCATTCTTCTTTTAGAACGGGCTGCTATTGGTTTCACAGTTGAAGTTTCATCGACCCAATCACCATGATGGTTCCCATAAACTCCAACAGTCGACAAATATCCAACCCATTGGAGGTTTGGAGCAAGATGAACCACTTGAGACTCTAAAACAACGGACAAAAATGGATCAACAGATCTTTTGCAGGAAGAATTGATCTGGGAGGGAGGAAGAGAAACTACAAGATGCGTGGTTTGGTATAGAGCCTTGATTAGGTGCTCGTTCATCCTCTCACCGTCGAAAAGAATAGGATGTAATCCCATTCTTTTCATGATTTCAAATGAACGAGAATGACGACTTGTTCCTATCACAATCCACCCATAGTCAACAAATAATTTTCCTAAAACTTTTCCTGAAAAACCGGCTCCTAGAATAAGGACATGCTTCATTAGACTCTTTCCTTTTCGATGACATATTCGATGACATATTCATCCTTTTTGATTAACCCCTTTAAATGATTCTTCAAAAAAAGAGGATAGCTTCCCGATATGGTATTGTTATTCAAAATTTTTCAGAAACCGTAGACATCATGAGGTTATGATAGTAGATCAAGAGAATCAAAAATCCAAATCAACATAATGGGAAACAGGAGGCAAAGTTCGCAACCGATCTGACAAAAGAGTCCGAAATGAAGGTCGTGACTTTAGACGTGTATACCAATCCTTAAGTATTAGATATCTTTCCCAGTCGATTTCTCCTAGATAATCTAACGTAGAGAGTGCGGCTGATACTGCAAGATCAGCATAAGTAAAAGTAGATCCTGCGATCCAGTTTCGTGTACCTGCGAGCCATTCAAGATAATTGAGATGATATCGAATATTTTTTCGTGCAACTCTAAGAACAGTTGAGTTAGGACTCGCTCCGCCTTTATCAGTTACCATCTGTCTTTTAGTGAACCGTTCAGTAATAGTATAACGTATAACTTCTGCCTCAAGCTTGGTTAGAGCCCAGTCAACTATGCGTCGCATTTCAGCGCGTGCAACTGGATATTCAGGAAACAAGCGTCGATCTCTATGTAAGATACCCTGTGTTTCATCAAGATATTCAGCAATGACTGTGGCGCCAATAATGGGTAGATTGTCATCTATAAGCAAAACAGGAAGTGTTGCAGCAGGATTCAGTGCAAGAAACTCTTCACGCCTTTGCCAAAGTTGTTCCTCAATGAGATTAATATGAAGATTATATTCAGCCATCGAGAGACGAATGGCCCTAGAGCTCGCAGACATAGGATGGTGAAATAAAGTCAACATGAACTATAGCCAACTGATCCAAACATAGGTTATGAACAAAACAGATACTTCTACCTTAACTAAAGCTAGAACAGTCAGCATAAATCTATAGAATGAGGGAAAATTCTGGAGCAACGATGAGTCTTGAACAGCTAATTTCCTTAGCCGTTGTGCAGGGACTGACAGAATTTTTACCAGTATCCTCATCTGGACACCTTATCCTTATTCCTGCATTAATGGAGTGGTGCGATCAGGGTATCGCAACAGATGTTATGGTTCATATGGGTTCATTATTTGCTGTTATAGTATATTTTAGACGGGACGTATGGAAACTAATTGTGGGATTTTTTGAGATTTTTCAGGGAAAAATATCCTATTATTCGTGGTTGTCACTATATATCCTATTTGCTACCCTTCCTGCTTTTGCTTTTGGGACCCTTTTGAAGCTGTCAGGTCTCTCGACGGCACTTCGAAGTGTTGAAGTGGTTGCTTATGGGACGATCCTATTTGGAATCGTTCTTTACTTTTCAGACCGTTACGGAATGCATTTCCGTACAATAAACAATATGAAATTTAACCAAGCTATAGCCATCGGATTTGCTCAGGCGCTTGCTCTTATTCCTGGTATTAGTCGATCAGGAATCACCATAACAGCGGCTCGATTTCTAGGATTTGAACGAAGTGAAGCGGCACGTTTTTCATTTTTGCTTGGCATACCGGCCATTTTAGCAGCGTGCATCTTTACCTTTCTAGAAGCTTGGAAACTTGGAATCCCTATCCCAAAGGATGCTTACTGGGCTGCTTTTTTGACATTTTGTACTGCCCTAATCGGAATTACTGTCCTTACCGCAATTGTCAAGCACACATCACTTTTAGTTTTCGTTGTTTATCGCATTGCCCTTGGTTTCCTAATTTTAATAATGCTTTATGATTGGTTTCCTAGCGTTCTACCATCCTTATCTCATGTTTCTTAATGATCATCCTAACCTAGTCCTTACTTCAGTCATTTCATCTAAATGGTAATTCACTATATTATTTTATGAAACGATCTTTAATCAAATAAACTGGAAACGGATTTCTCAAGAGCAGTTCGATTGACTGCTTCTCCTAGCAAATCTGCAACTGAAATAACACGAATATTATGTGCAACATTAATCGAAACTGTTGGTTCGATTGAATTTGTTATTACAAGTTCTTTAAGCTTTGAAGACATAATACGAGTTACAGCAGCACCTGATAAAACACCATGTGATACATAGGCTGTAACGCTCAGAGCCTCATTTGAAAGTAATTCTTTTGCAGCATTGCAAAGAGTTCCACCTGAATCGATAATATCATCAATGAGGATGCAGTCACGACCAGAAACATCACCAATAACATTCATAACTTCAGATTCACCCGGTGAATCTCGCCGCTTATCAACAATTGCAAGCGGTGAATCTACACGCCTTGCCAAGGCTCTTGCACGAACAACTCCACCAACATCAGGCGAAACAACCGTTAAATTATTGATATTATAATTCGCCTGAAGATCTCGACTCATAACTGGTATTGCGAACAGATTGTCGGTGGGAAGATCAAAAAAACCCTGTACTTGTCCTGCATGTAAATCAAGTGTTAGAACACGATCAGCACCTGCCTCTGTTATGAGGTTAGCAACCAATTTAGCCGAAATAGGAGTTCTTGGTCCAGGTTTTCGATCTTGCCGAGCGTAACCAAAATAGGGAAGAACAGCCGTTATCCGTCGTGCCGATGATCTTCGTACCGCATCAATCATAATTAGCAATTCCATCAAATGGTCGTTGGCTGGATATGATGTTGATTGTACAATGAAAACATCTTCGCCCCGCACATTTTCTTTTATTTCTACGAAAATTTCTTGATCTGCAAACTTATGGACTACACATTTACCGAGTGGAATATTGAGATAATTAGCTATTTCTTCGCTTAAACTTTGATTAGCATTTCCTGAGAATAGTTTCATTAGAGTTGTTTACTCATAACAAAGCAAGAAAGAAGTAGAAAGGGGTGAAGTTTAAGCAAGCTAAGATTTTGAAGATCATTATAATCTATGAAGAGTCTTAATCTTAATTTTAGAAAATAAGCTTAAGACTCCTGAATTCACCTCCACATCTAAAGATGGATAGGAAAAAGTCATACAACAACTCTTTTATAGAAGAGGATTGTACCTATGTTATGGTACAAGGAAGAAATGTACTTTTCTTTTAACCCTAATCAGAAATAACCTATTCAATCATTTCCGCTTATTCTGCTGATAATTGTACAGCTTTAGGGCCTTTTCCTTTCATATCAGACTCAATGTCGAAATTAACGATCTGTCCTTCGCTCAGTGTACTCATTCCAGAGCGTTCAACTGCTGAGATGTGCACAAAAATATCCTTACTGCCATCATTGGGAGTAATAAAGCCATAACCTTTAGCATTATTAAAAAATTTTACTGTGCCTTGCATAAGAAATATTCCTTTTTCCTGTTAGAGAAATTTTGATTTTAATTCGGAATCGCACCGTGCTTAAGTCGAGTTCTGTAATCGGGGAAAGAAAATAGCATTTCTTAATTGATAGCATTTATAAAGATTAAATTTTGGGACTCTAATAATGCCTGTCAGGTTCGTCTTGGCCTTGCAGTTTGGTTCCAGTCTTTAAGACATTATGGAATGAGAATGTGACAGTAGCAAGTCATTATTCATTTTAATTTTCTAATTAGGATCTGGATTGGGATATAGTTTCTCTTTTCCTTAAGTTTGATCAACATACACATATTCTCGTTAGGCATCCCTCTACTCTACAAACCTTCAAGAAGTTCGAAAGGAAAGCTAAAAATCTCTCAACAATGAACAACATTAGACCAGATTCTCTTTTTAGTATAATATACAAGTCCTGCAAAGGTCATCAAAAATAAGATAACAACAAAGCCACGTTGTTTTCTAGCCGCAAGTCCCGGTTCAGCTGTCCACATCAAAAAGGCTGAAATATCTTTTGCATATTGATCAACTGTCTCAGGCATCCCATCGTCATAGCTGATCAATTGATCATAAAGAGGTGGAGCCATCGCCAACGCATCCCCTCCAATATAATAAGGATTGTAGTAAAGGTTCTCATCGATATTGGTTCCTTCTGGTGCGTCTTGATATCCAGTCAACAGCGAATAAATATAATCAGGTCCATGTTCTGCATATATGGTAAAAAGATCCAAGATGAAAGAAAGCCCCCCCCTGCTTGGTGCACGTGCTTTAGCCAGTAATGACATATCCGGTGGTAAAGCACCATTATTCGAAGAAATCGCTGCTTTTTTATTTTCATAAGGGCTTGAAAAGAAATCAGAAGGCTGAGCAGATCGATCAAACATCTCACCATCATCATTAGGACCATCAACAACTGTGTATTCAGAGGCAAATTCCTTAACTTGCGCTTCTGAGTATCCCAGTTGTTCAAGATTACGATAAGAAACTAGATCGAGTGAGTGACACGCTCCACAAACCTCAACATAGATCTTAAAACCACGTTGCAATTGACCTTGATCCCATTTTCCAAAAAGACCAGAAAAGCTCCATTCTTGCTTCACAGGTATCTTCAAAGGATAGTGAAGTGTAGAATCCTGTTCAGAAGGGTAAGCAACAACTGAAAAAAGTGTAATTATCACCTCGAAGGCAAAAATAGATAAAGAAATTTTTGAAAAAAACCTAATCATTGATCTTATTATCCAGCTCTGGTTATAGTGAAGAGTAGCCTTTCCTATCTAGCGTGAGAGCGTCAATTAGTACGAATACTTTTGGGTTCGGGTAATGGTTTCTCTAACCAACCTAACACTGGCATGATCACAAGAAAATGAAGAAAGTACCAGAACGTCGTCATCTTCATCAAGAAAATCCAGATCCCCTCAGCTGTCCTTGAACCTAAGTAGCCAAGAAATACGGTATCAATCACGAAAATCCAAAAAAAGACTTTGTAAATAGGACGGTAATTAGACGATCGTACATGTGAAGTATCCAGCCAAGGTACAAAAAATAGAAGTAAAATGGCACCGAACATAGTCAGAACACCACCCAATTTAGAATCCATAACAACGATGGCTGTAAAGGGGACGACTATACTGAAGTCAAAAGCTCTTAGCATGGCATAAAAGGGAAGAAAATACCATTCAGGAACAATATGGGTAGGTGTTTTTAAAGGATCGGCTTTAATATAATTGTCAGCATGCCCCAAATAATCAGGGAGATAAAACACAAAGTAGGCCATGATAATGAAAAAACAAACTATGGCAAAAGCGTCTTTTATTGTAGCATAAGGAGTAAAAGGTACAGTCTCATTGCTCTGTTTAATGTCGATTCCCAAAGGATTATTCTGTCCTACCACATGAAGTGCCCACACATGCAAGATAACAACACCGAGAATCATAAAAGGTAAAAGATAATGCAAAGAAAAAAAACGATTAAGAGTTGCATTACCTACGGCATAACCACCAAGTAGATATTCACGAACGGTCTCACCTATGAATGGTATGGCACTAAAGAAGCTGGTAATAACTTGTGCACCCCAGTAGCTCATTTGTCCCCACGGGAGCACATAGCCCATAAAAGCAGTTGCCATCATTAGGAGGTAGATAACTACACCCAAAATCCATAAAACCTCACGAGGAGCTTTATAGGATCCATAATAAAGACCTCGGAATATATGGATATAGACGGCAGCAAAAAACATAGAGGCACCAACAGCATGCCAACTTTGCAGAAGATCACCATAAGGAACATCACGACGAAAGAACTGAACGGAATCATGAGCAAGAGTGGCATCCGATGTATAATGCATCGCAATGACTATCCCGGTAATAATCTGAGATATCAACATAAAGGATAGAATGCCTCCAAATGTGTACCATATATTTAAATTTCTTGGTACTGGATAAGAAACAAAACTATCATGAATCAAACGTATAAATGGCAACCGTGTGTCTATCCATTTTCCAAACCCATTTTGGGGTTGATAAGTTGAATGTTCCTTCATAATTATGCTTCCGTCTTGTCAACACCAATGACCAAAAGATCCTTAGTTGCAAAAGTGTGAGGTGGTAAAGGAAGATTAGTAGGAGCGGGTCCCTTGATCACTCGGCCTGTCACATCAAATTTTGAGCCGTGGCAAGGACAAACCCAACCTTCAAACCCTGCATTGACTTTCTTTGGTACACATCCTAGATGGGTGCAATTGGCAGAAACGACTGCCCATGCATTTCTCTTGTTTTTATCATTCGTTAAGATAATACGCTGGTTAGACGATTCGAAATCACGAAAAACAGATTCATCTTCATCCGCACTTTGAGCCGCAGCCTGCTCCTCATCTGTTAGATGACGTATAAAATAAGGCTTTCCACGCCAAATAACAGTAACAAGCTGACCAGGGCTAATCGCAGAAATATCAACTTCAACTGGTTCTCCTGCTGCCTTTTCGCGATCATTAGGTGCGAGTTGTCTAATCAAAGGCCAAATAGCACCGCTCGCAGCACTCGCAGCAGCTACGCCTGTTGCAGTATAAAGAAAATCTCTTCGCGTTAGGACGCGACCATCACGTTTGTTCATGGAGCCAACCTCTCCAGCATTAAGTCATTGAATCCTGCTCACTCCATATTTAAGATTTCAATCTATAACAAAGAGTAACCCAAACAGGATTGATATTATCTCTCTAAGCTTGATAGATGTTCTTTGTCCAGACTTTTAAGAGCAACTCAAGATAAGTTGTTCAGGATTCATCAACAATTCTCCCAGAGAGTTCACAATTCTTAAAGTATAAGGAAATCAGAAAGGGAGTAATGTTCCCTAAAATCGAATCTTTTTGATAGGGTATTTGAACGCTTTCATTATGTTGTTGACTCCAAGAATAGATCCCTTTCTTTCATGCTATGAGAGAGGGAGATGTTCTGCCAGTAAAGTATTCAATTTGAGCTATATCATATGAGAATGTAACAAGATCAAAAATAACATCTAAAATATCTGAACTATGGTTCCCATCTGGACCAACATAACGCTCCATATAAATGCGGAGCGTCTCCCCAACGGTTCGAGTGCCAGAAAGGCGAAACATAATCCGAGAGCCATCTTCGAAAATTAACCGGATGCCTTCATTATGAATCACGGACTGTTCAATAGGATCCCTGTATGAGAATTCATCAGCAATATTGATACGACTAATGATTGTTTCTTTTTTCTGAAGGGATGATAACCGCTGCTTTAACGAAACCATTAATCTACACGCTGACTCTGTATCAACTTCTTCAAAATCATGTCTTGTATAATAGTTACGCCCAAAGATTCGCCAATGATCTTGCATCACTTCCTTAACAGACTGCTTTCGTACAGCGAGTATGTTCAGCCACATCAAAATAGCCCAGATACCATCCTTTTCGCGCAGATGCTTTGATCCGGTTCCTGCACTTTCTTCACCACAAAGACTGATCTCACCGGCCTCAAGTAAATTAACAAAAAATTTCCATCCAGTCGGTGTTTCAAAAACTCTCCTACCCTGAAAGCTCATAACCTGATCAACAGCACGACTTGTTGCCATAGAACGGGCAACAGCATTAATACCTGACCTATATCCTGGGACCAAATGTGCATTGGCTGCAAGAACTGCAAGACTATCCGAAGCAGTGACAAAACAGTCTTTGCCCACAATCACATTTCTATCCCCATCCCCATCAGAGGCCGTAAAAAGGTCCGGACCGTCACTTGTTATTGCAGAATCGTAAAGAATTTTAGAGTAAACACGATTAGGATCAGGATGTCCCCCTCCGAAATTCGGACTAGGATTACTATTTAAAATAAAACTCTCATCAACACCTAAAAGATTGATAAAAATTTCTTTTGCATAAGGACCTGTTACGGCATGCATA
Above is a genomic segment from Candidatus Endowatersipora endosymbiont of Watersipora subatra containing:
- a CDS encoding glutathione S-transferase family protein, which encodes MLTLFHHPMSASSRAIRLSMAEYNLHINLIEEQLWQRREEFLALNPAATLPVLLIDDNLPIIGATVIAEYLDETQGILHRDRRLFPEYPVARAEMRRIVDWALTKLEAEVIRYTITERFTKRQMVTDKGGASPNSTVLRVARKNIRYHLNYLEWLAGTRNWIAGSTFTYADLAVSAALSTLDYLGEIDWERYLILKDWYTRLKSRPSFRTLLSDRLRTLPPVSHYVDLDF
- a CDS encoding undecaprenyl-diphosphate phosphatase, with the protein product MRENSGATMSLEQLISLAVVQGLTEFLPVSSSGHLILIPALMEWCDQGIATDVMVHMGSLFAVIVYFRRDVWKLIVGFFEIFQGKISYYSWLSLYILFATLPAFAFGTLLKLSGLSTALRSVEVVAYGTILFGIVLYFSDRYGMHFRTINNMKFNQAIAIGFAQALALIPGISRSGITITAARFLGFERSEAARFSFLLGIPAILAACIFTFLEAWKLGIPIPKDAYWAAFLTFCTALIGITVLTAIVKHTSLLVFVVYRIALGFLILIMLYDWFPSVLPSLSHVS
- a CDS encoding SDR family oxidoreductase, with translation MKHVLILGAGFSGKVLGKLFVDYGWIVIGTSRHSRSFEIMKRMGLHPILFDGERMNEHLIKALYQTTHLVVSLPPSQINSSCKRSVDPFLSVVLESQVVHLAPNLQWVGYLSTVGVYGNHHGDWVDETSTVKPIAARSKRRMLAENEWLKWSDMTHIPTTIFRLSGIYGPGRNALLTLSRGKSQIIVKEGQVFNRIHVEDVAQAVVYSAENMISGVFNITDNLPAPPQDVMIFSHKLMGISSPLTLLDFESVELTPMVRSFYKENKRVSNQKSKTVLNMNYKWPDYRTALRIMWYENLWNSN
- the cmk gene encoding (d)CMP kinase, with protein sequence MPKPKHFIITIDGPAASGKGTVSRLLADHLKLPYLDTGLSYRAVAHVLKTQKKSLDNIKLAEQVAKKIDFNDFNKDLLSRHPIGNAASKIAVMGSVRRILVQQQRNFANIPPGAILDGRDVGTIVCPDAQVKFYIIASDTIRAKRRWEEMMNKREGKTENYDRILEDIRQRDTRDQSREDSPLHPANDAYLIDTSKMSIEEMFRACLEIVNRHKYLEI
- a CDS encoding ribose-phosphate pyrophosphokinase, with translation MKLFSGNANQSLSEEIANYLNIPLGKCVVHKFADQEIFVEIKENVRGEDVFIVQSTSYPANDHLMELLIMIDAVRRSSARRITAVLPYFGYARQDRKPGPRTPISAKLVANLITEAGADRVLTLDLHAGQVQGFFDLPTDNLFAIPVMSRDLQANYNINNLTVVSPDVGGVVRARALARRVDSPLAIVDKRRDSPGESEVMNVIGDVSGRDCILIDDIIDSGGTLCNAAKELLSNEALSVTAYVSHGVLSGAAVTRIMSSKLKELVITNSIEPTVSINVAHNIRVISVADLLGEAVNRTALEKSVSSLFD
- the xseA gene encoding exodeoxyribonuclease VII large subunit — protein: MRLVASMPVLDTIDLSVSELSFTLRKTLECAFRSVRVRGELGRVSRPSSGHIYLDLKDEKSIISGIIWKGKAIELTCQPEEGLEVVVSGRLTTYPGQSRYQIIVNTLELAGAGALMALLEERRNKLRAEGLFNDDRKKSLPSMPKVIAVLTSPTGAVIRDILHRISDRFPCFVLVWPVCVQGKSCSAEVTNGIERLNALPSDGELPKPDLIIVARGGGSLEDLWGFNDESIVRAVSDSNVPLISAVGHETDWTLIDYVADWRAPTPTAAAEKAVPVRIELEVYLVNLSERLNDTILRFLERCHLDRCSAARGLMSYNTLIMFPQRKFDEVLARAYQASFYSKERKKFYLNKYNTLLSKRTLTHLIEENTFRLNELSANRKHSLSHLILLKKTDYKAIAYQISAYSTLERKKRTLQSFECQPNISIKTLISDQKDKLIVVYRLFNNLNYSNVLSRGYAVIYGSDNRPISRVKSVVSGQVLTIEMFDGKLNVVAEKEISEISRIS
- a CDS encoding cold-shock protein → MQGTVKFFNNAKGYGFITPNDGSKDIFVHISAVERSGMSTLSEGQIVNFDIESDMKGKGPKAVQLSAE
- the rpsA gene encoding 30S ribosomal protein S1, whose amino-acid sequence is MSDMNPSIEDFAALLDESLANNLIQEGTVIEGIVTAFEKDMAVIDAGLKVEGRIALKEFGMAARDGNLKIGDTVEVYLERLENALGEAVLSREKARREESWIKLEKKFETEEKVEGVIFSQVKGGFTVDLDGAVAFLPRSQVDIRPIRDITPLMNKTQAFQILKMDRRRGNIVVSRRTVLEESRAEQRFEIVQKLEEGQIVEGIVKNITDYGAFVDLGGIDGLLHVTDMAWRRVNHPTEILSIGQNVEVQIIRVNQETHRISLGMKQLESDPWNIIGTKYPIESKVKGRITNITDYGAFVELEPGIEGLIHVSEMSWTKKNIHPGKIVSTSEEVEVVVLEIDSSKRRISLGLKQNLSNPWDRFSDQYPKGTVVEGEVKNKTEFGLFIGLDSDVDGMVHLSDLDWNRSGEEAIEDFNKGDIVKAIVLDIDVEKERISLGIKQLHGADPMERGDAGEIRRNSIVTAEVLKVTDQGLEVRIVDTEIDSFIKRHDLSRDRDEQRSDRFSVGQKVDTRVTLFDKKNRKVNLSIKALEIAEEKEAVKQYGSSDSGASLGDILGAALKGREEKSSQ